The sequence TGCAGAAACTAGCGCTGCCTTATCGCGGTGTTCGGGAAGGCTGCTTTTGGCGACAATCGCCTTCCTCACCGCGCACCGAAGACTCGATGGTTTAGCATTCGCTGCAAGAACCGGCTCGTCAGGCGGTCAAGCTTGCCGCAGGTGGGTCCAGCACTCGATTTTGTGCAACAGTTCGGCTGGATTGATCGGCTTCGAGATGTAGTCGCTGATGCCCGCTGCGCGGCAAGCCTCCATCACGGGCGCCAGCACGTTGGCGGTGACCGCCAGGATCGGCGTCGCAGCATTGAGGGGTGAGGCGGCGCGTATTTCGCGTGCGGCCGCGAAACCATCCATTACGGGCATCTGCAGATCCATCAGGATCACATCGAACGCGTTGCGGCCAGCGGCTTCGATGGCTTCGACGCCATTGGCCGCCTCGCAGAGCTGTAGATCCGGTCGCGACAGCAGCGCGGCCAGTACGTCGCGATTGCTTGGGACGTCATCGACCACAAGAACGCGGAGCGCACGAAGGGTAGGATCTTCCTCTCGCTCGGCTTTCGCCTCGGTCGGCTGAGCGCTGACCGGCGGCGCCGGGATTTGGAACCAGAAGGTTGAACCGGCTCCGGGGATGCTATCCACCCCGATCTCGCCGCCCATCTGCTCCACCAGCCCGCGGGCGATAGCCAAGCCGAGTCCGGCGCCGCCGAAACGGCGGGTGTCCGACTCGTCGACCTGAGTAAAGCGCTCGAACAATCGCTCGCGATCCTCGGGCCGGATGCCGATGCCAGTATCGCGCACCCTGACAACCAGCCGGCCGCCAGCCTCCGCCGAGTAGCCGGCCTCGACGGCGATCCGGCCAGCGAACGTGAACTTGATGGCGTTGGCCAGGAGGTTGTTCAGCACCCGGCGCACCCGCTCCGAATCCGCCAACACCTGGTCGGGTAGCTCGCTGTCGAGGACCAAGGCCAGGCTGAGATCCTTCTTCTCGGCCTGCGGGCGCAGCATCTCGACGGTGTCGTGCAGAAAGCCGGCAAGAGCCAGCGGCTGGGCGTCCAGCTCGATACGGCCGGCCTCGATCCGCGACAGGTCGAGGATGTCGTTGACCAGGGACAAAAGCGCACGGCCGCCGTCGACAATGCGCGTGACATGGCTTCTGGCCTTGTCCGGCAGGCCCTCCGTCTTGGCCAGAAGCCCCGCGAAGCCGATCACCACGGTCAGCGGCGTCCTGATCTCGTGGCTCATATTGGCCAGGAACTGGGCCTTGGCGGCGGCGGCGGACTCAGCGGTCCGTTGGGCGATCCGGCTGGCCAGCAGGGCTTCATCGGCCTTGAGTTTGGCCCGCGCGTTTTGCTGGAACACACCGAGCGCGCGCGCGAGATCGCCGACTTCGTCTGGGCGATCGACGTCGGGAATGCGTCGGTCCAAGTCCCCAGCCGCGACCAGGCCCATGGCGCGGGTGATGCGCGCCAGCGGGTGCAGAACATAGCGGCTGACGAACACGATCGCGGCCAAGCCGCCACTCAGCGTGATGATCATGACTCCGATGGCGGCGTAGAAGCGCTGCTCGGCAGCGTCGGCCTGCTGCGCTGCCTGGCCGGTCGCCAGGTTGGCTGCGGTGCTGGAGACGTTCGTCAGACTGGTCAGGCCTGGCGTATCGATGCTGACCTGTTCGGGGCGACCTGGCGCCGGCCGGCCAGCATTGACGTCGGCGAGCACCCGATTGCGCAGGGCGCGGTCGCGAACGAAATAGTCCAGATCAGCCTTCCGCACGGCGTCCGTCAGCGGCCGAGACCCGGTCTCGGCCGCCTCGTTCTTGAC is a genomic window of Phenylobacterium montanum containing:
- a CDS encoding ATP-binding protein, coding for MNERHSIRLSVQAIVAVLVGILVFACAGYARDAFRQHRLAQRVLAATTVQRDLFVAMNALRLERGETEAMAVEPGGPAPAQRVAFVQRLRARSDAALSPVLKEIAALSPDSDAFLQADIRTRFARLQSARAAVDAGIRLPSEHRPPDLESEWMASATALTDSLTQTTARLSAEVIRLNPSSARLIGISQLAWATRAAAGTDSLLKGRAAIFDRPLTPTQQREFDSLTDRVDVLWEIVKNEAAETGSRPLTDAVRKADLDYFVRDRALRNRVLADVNAGRPAPGRPEQVSIDTPGLTSLTNVSSTAANLATGQAAQQADAAEQRFYAAIGVMIITLSGGLAAIVFVSRYVLHPLARITRAMGLVAAGDLDRRIPDVDRPDEVGDLARALGVFQQNARAKLKADEALLASRIAQRTAESAAAAKAQFLANMSHEIRTPLTVVIGFAGLLAKTEGLPDKARSHVTRIVDGGRALLSLVNDILDLSRIEAGRIELDAQPLALAGFLHDTVEMLRPQAEKKDLSLALVLDSELPDQVLADSERVRRVLNNLLANAIKFTFAGRIAVEAGYSAEAGGRLVVRVRDTGIGIRPEDRERLFERFTQVDESDTRRFGGAGLGLAIARGLVEQMGGEIGVDSIPGAGSTFWFQIPAPPVSAQPTEAKAEREEDPTLRALRVLVVDDVPSNRDVLAALLSRPDLQLCEAANGVEAIEAAGRNAFDVILMDLQMPVMDGFAAAREIRAASPLNAATPILAVTANVLAPVMEACRAAGISDYISKPINPAELLHKIECWTHLRQA